The Syntrophobacterales bacterium region GAAGCTTTTCCTCAGCCCTAATTTCCTTAACGGTTTTCAGGTTTATCTGATTTTTTGCGTGCATATTTTCAGGACTGCTCCCCCAGATATTTCTGGAGCCGGTGCATCCCGGCGCGGATGTTCTCTACGGAGTTGGCGTAGGAAAAGCGCAAATAACCCTCGCAGTTTTGACCGAAATCGATCCCGGGGGCGACGCCGACGTGGGCCCGCTTCAGGATATCGAAGGCCATCTTGTACGAGTCATTGGAATATTTCTTGATGTTTCCGAGAATATAGAAGGCGCCGGTCGGCGCCACGCGGATGCCGAGCCCCATCTCGGAGAGTCTGCCGGTTATATATTTGCGGCGCTGATCATATATTTCCCTCATCCGGGTTACCTCCGGCCCCGCCTCGCGCAAGGCGGCAACCCCGGCCCACTGGACGAAGGCGTTGGCGGAGATGAAGAGATTCTGGATGATTTTCTGCATTGGCCGCACATAAGCCGGGGGGACAATCAGATAGCCGAGCCGCCAGCCGGTCATCGCGTAGGCCTTCGAGAAACCGTTCAAAACGAACGCATTATCGGTAAATTCCAGGATGCTGCGCTCTTTGCCCTCATAAACGAGACCGTGATAGATCTCATCGGAGATGACCGGAATGCCGAGGGCGGCGATCTCGGTCATCCGTTTTTCGCCGAGGATGTTGCCCGTCGGGTTGGAAGGGGAGTTAATCATTATCAGGCGGGTTTTGTCTGTCATTTTTCCCCGGATCGCGTCGGCTGACAGTTGAAAGCCGTCCTCTTCGTAAACCGGCACGTTGACAGGCGAGCCGCCAAAGAAACTGATCATGTTCGGATAGCAGGGATAATGCGGGTCAGAGATGATGACCTCGTTTCCCTGCTCGAGCAGGGTCGAAAAAAGCACCATCATTGCCGGCGAGGTGCCGGAGGCGACCAGCACCTGGTCGGGTGAAATGGCAACCCCGTATCTTGCCAGATAATGTTCGCAGATTGCCTCCCGGAGTTCGAGGAGTCCCAGGCTGTGGGTGTAGTGGGTCTGCCCGTCGCGCATCGCGCGCAGGCCCGCCTCTTTTATGCAGTCCGGCGTGTCGAAATCCGGTTCGCCGACTTCGAGATGAATTATATCCGTCCCGCTTCTCTCCATCCGCTGCGCTTCCTCGAGTACATCCATGACGATGAACGGAGGGATGTCCTGTGCCCTTTTTGCGATTGTATTTATCATAGCCTCTAAACCCCCGATCTTGATAATTAAAGTCTCTCTATTTGAGCCATTTTGCTCATTTTCACCCGGAAATGCAATCTCAACTTATTTAAACCATTACATCCAGTTTCCCTCCCCTTCAAGGAGAGGGTAGGGAGGGAATGGGTTCTCCCTTCAATTTTCATTCCCCCTTGTGACGGAGTGCCGTCAAAGGAGTTTCATGGGAAAGATGAGATGTCCAGTTTTTTCGAAAGTAAAAGCAGTTCTTCCGGATTGGTCAAATCACCTGTCAATTCTCTAACCTGGATAATCGGCAAGCGGGCGCGCGAGGCCAGATTTTCCCGCCAGCGCTGCTGGGCGCGGAACTTCTTTTCCAGAAAATCGGAACCTTCGCAGACCTCTTCAGCAAGAAGCTTGTTCATGATGTAGCCATTAACATTGATGCCGAAATCCGCCAGCGCCGCGGCGATCAACAGCGCCTGTTCTACCGGCAGGCGCTCCGGGTTCGCAACGATCCAGGCGGATGTCTCGTTTTTGAGCATCGTGATTACATCCTGCGTCAATTGCCGCCATTGGCCGATAAGTTCCAGCGGGTTGGCGTCTTTGAACAGGCCCTTGAACTTCAGGTAAATCTTCTGCGCGTCGGTCAGGTGCGCATAGAACAGCTTTTGCAGCTCCAGCAGCTTCAGCGTGGTCGAAGTCGGGGCCGCATCCCAGATAATGATGTCATATTTTCCGGACTGCTGAACGTCCAGCAGATAGGAGAGCATGAATTCCTCGTCAATGCCGGGCGCACCTTCGATATAGTCGAGGATGTCCCTCTCCACCGGCAAAAACGCGGAAAGGACGGTAAAGATGTCGTCGGCGAATTTTTCGTGCCAGAGTTTAAGCACAGCCTGGCGGGAAAGCTCGACGACGTCCAGATTTGGCGCCACCGTTACAGCCTGCTCCTGGAAATCACGGCCGAATATCTCTCCCAAAGATCCAGCCGGGTCGGTGGAAAGCAGCAGCGTGCGTCTCGTTTGCGCGTAACCGAGGGCGCAGGCGGTCGAAAGGGTTGTTTTTCCGACCCCTCCCTTGCCGGTGAAAAGCTGGATGGATGTTATTGTTTTGGGGGCTTGAAGGTTCATCTTATTGCATCTCCTTTTGATAATTTTATTCGAGACGTTTGTGGAAGCGCCTGATCGCTCCGGCAAAAACGACTATGCCGAGCCCGGCGAGCGCGGCGTACTGCTCCCACAGAACGTCTATTCCCACTCCCTTCAGGAAGACGCCGCGGATGATCACCAGAAAATAGCGCAGGGGGTTTAAGTATGTCAGCCACTGGACAATAACCGGCATGTTCGAGATCGGAAAGACGAACCCGGAGAGCATGAAAAACGGCAGCAGAAAGAAAAAGGTCGTCATCATCGCCTGCTGCTGCGTTTTCGAGACCGTCG contains the following coding sequences:
- a CDS encoding pyridoxal phosphate-dependent aminotransferase, which codes for MINTIAKRAQDIPPFIVMDVLEEAQRMERSGTDIIHLEVGEPDFDTPDCIKEAGLRAMRDGQTHYTHSLGLLELREAICEHYLARYGVAISPDQVLVASGTSPAMMVLFSTLLEQGNEVIISDPHYPCYPNMISFFGGSPVNVPVYEEDGFQLSADAIRGKMTDKTRLIMINSPSNPTGNILGEKRMTEIAALGIPVISDEIYHGLVYEGKERSILEFTDNAFVLNGFSKAYAMTGWRLGYLIVPPAYVRPMQKIIQNLFISANAFVQWAGVAALREAGPEVTRMREIYDQRRKYITGRLSEMGLGIRVAPTGAFYILGNIKKYSNDSYKMAFDILKRAHVGVAPGIDFGQNCEGYLRFSYANSVENIRAGMHRLQKYLGEQS
- a CDS encoding ArsA family ATPase, coding for MNLQAPKTITSIQLFTGKGGVGKTTLSTACALGYAQTRRTLLLSTDPAGSLGEIFGRDFQEQAVTVAPNLDVVELSRQAVLKLWHEKFADDIFTVLSAFLPVERDILDYIEGAPGIDEEFMLSYLLDVQQSGKYDIIIWDAAPTSTTLKLLELQKLFYAHLTDAQKIYLKFKGLFKDANPLELIGQWRQLTQDVITMLKNETSAWIVANPERLPVEQALLIAAALADFGINVNGYIMNKLLAEEVCEGSDFLEKKFRAQQRWRENLASRARLPIIQVRELTGDLTNPEELLLLSKKLDISSFP